The Setaria viridis chromosome 9, Setaria_viridis_v4.0, whole genome shotgun sequence sequence cgctccagGTAGACTGCTTCCTCGCCGCGGCTGGATCAGGTAAGCGATCCAAGACACCTCCGTCTCATGGTTTTTGACCTGTTTGTGATCATGGCCTCGGCCATGAGTCATCCTTCATACCGGTAGCCTGCGTCTGCGTGCCAACGACTTGTGGTCTTGCCTGGGCGTTTGGGACTTTCTTGGTTTGGGCTTTATTTGTATCCCCCGTACCCTGAATTTCTCTGAACCTTCGAGGAATCGGGTAGCTGTTGATCGAGTTCGTCGTCTCAAGCTAGTTTACTTCTCTTCTAGCCCCCTCACCAGACTACCAGAGAGGATGGATTCCTTTGTCCTCTTGCCAAATGGAGTGATTCCAGGTTGAAATTGCTTCAGCATTTCCCAGGATTCTCACCTGAGAATTGACTACGTTTCTCTCCTCTTCGTTTATTTATTTTCGTTGCGCAAGCATATTCCTTTTCCCTGTCGTGAATCCTCCATGCTTTCTGCATTCTCCGGTCCCTTCCGTTGTTTCGAGCCTTGGTTGCCAATTCCATTTCCAGTTTTCCATGCTTGCTAGTTGCTACCGTGTTTTCTGCCGTCCTTTAAGTCGTGGCCCAAGGCGATTCGAGTGATTACGCATTCACTGAAGAAAACTTGTGCATTTCGCTTACCGAGTCTTGTCTGATCCAGCTGCGATGATGCAAATATCGAGTACCTTTGGACAAAATTTCCAGAGTCAAGTTTTAGGCTGCGCTAAGCCACTGCTATCCTTCCTCTGACTTGTGGTAGGGTAactagctattttgttttgcctttctttctttccttctttttgggTGAGCTGAACTACTTGTATGGCATGTAGCTGACAGCTACAGCCTTTTCTGTTATCTAAAAAAATGTAGCTGTCAGCCTGTCACAATCTTAACTAATCTTGCTTGTGTAGTAGGAAAAACATGGCAGAAGCAACTGCTGGTTCTACCAACAAAGCTGTACGGCAATACGGGCAAGGGGACTGATACTAACCAGAGGACTTATTTCAGTCTTTATGCAAATCAATCCTGCACAGCCCCCGACAAAACTAGACCCATGTTTTATGTATGATTGCTGTACGTACTTTGCATCACGTAGTCTAGAATCCTATAAGTTTTTAAATGTTTCAGCAGGAACATGTTGTTCTGAAAGCCGCTAAATATCAGGTCAATTTTGTCGGGAAAAAATGGTTTAAAATTTTGCATGGAAAGAAGAGTCCTCGCACTTCCTGGAACAAAAACCatcccaatttttttttatatttttcgtTGCTGAAGGGCTAACTTTGAAATTCTGTAAATGTAGCGCAGCACAACTAACTAACAAAAGGTGAGGTGTGCTGCCAATGAAGACAAGAGGCATCGGTTTCTTGCTCACATGCCACGCAAGGAGAACAGGCAGACAGTTGATCTAGCAGATGCTATCGCAAGAGAGAATGGTAATGTTATGGAACGAATTTTTTTCTTCATCCCACTATTGTTAACATCTCTGATCATTGGTTTCTCATTTTGCAGAGTGTTTACTCATTAAAAGGTTCGAAAGGTCCAGTGTTTCCTCTCCGATCAATCCTCGTCTTCTTCATTGCATTATTTGGCTTCTACGTCTGCTACTTCTCCTTTAATCAGTTAACTTTcgaaaatgaagaaaaaatgaCAAACGAAGAAGAACAAACAAAAAGTATTTGCAGTAAACCTGCAGTTCCGCATGAGCAGAGGCGATATGTGCACTTCCCAAAGCCTATGACTTATGACAGGTAACTTGGTTTGAAGATAGATGGCTTACTCCAATGTTCTATGTATATAATTCGTGCATGTCATGTTCTCTGATTCTTGTTTCTGAACTCATTTCCTGCTTCAAAGGGGCGAATGCGCATGTACCCCGGTCCGTTTCTTTGTTATTGTGTCTATGCAGAGATCAGGAAGTGGGTGGTTTGAGACTCTGTTGAACAGCCATCCTAATGTCAGCTCAAATGGTGAAATCTTCTCTGTTAGAGATAGAAGAGAAAATATCTCAACTATTTTGAGGACTCTTGATAAACTGCATAGCATGGACTGGCTCACTAGTGCAGCAAAAAATGAATGCACATCAGCATTTGGATTGAAGTGGATGCTAAATCAGGTAAGCTATCATTGCATTATTCCCCACTTCACTGTGGTATGTGTGAAGGTTTACCCAGTGAGCTGCTTTCAAAGCACATATTGTTTGGTTGGTCAGAAGTGGCATACCCATAGGTCTTATCATGTAGCCTTTGACTATATTTATGTTCTTGTACTCCAAACCTAGCAACAAGGATTTTGATAACTTAAAAATGCTACTCATCATGCTCTTGCCCTGAGAAATGCTGTAGATATGAAGCATAAAAGCACTGGATTGCATTAAGATAGTTTGCTCCATGCATGTTTTGCAGGGACTCATGGAGCACCATGAAGACATTATTGATTATTTAAACAGAAAAGGGGCTATGGTGATACTTCTCTTCAGGAGGAATACATTACGGAGGCTTATCTCTGTGTTGGCTAACAACCATGATAGGAGAACAAAGCAGTTGAATGGCATTCATAAATCACACGTCCACTCAAAAGAGGAGGTAGCTCATGCATATGCAGTTGCAATTACATTTTCTGAAGAAATTTATTCTAATGCAATTTCTGGAGTTATGGTTAAGCTCATAAGCCTACTAATTAAGAACATGACTAATACCAAAGCCATCTGTCAGTTTTTGAATGAGCTAAAGTCCAACAGGCAATGAAGTAATGAAACAAAATATGAAATTATTGTATTAGTAAGATGGTTCAGCTGATATCATTTTGCTCCTACTGAAACAACCTTACCTGATTCTCTCTGGAAAGTAGTTCATCCTGTCTGTACCTTTTTCTTGGGCAGGCTGAGATACTAGCGAGATTCAAGCCAAAGATGGACGTGTCAACTCTAATCCCAAGCATCAGAAACGCTGAACATTCCATGAGAACTTGCTTGGGCCACTTCAGCAAGACACGCCACATGATCCTCTACTATGAGGATGTGATCAGCGACAAAAATGTAGTGATCACAAACAAACGACGTTCTCATCCTCTGACTAGCTCCAGGATTACTCAATAGCATAATTTTCCTTTTCTACGATTTATGCAGGCACTGTCTCGAGTGCAGGAATTCCTCGGAGTTCCGGTGACGAAGCTGTCCAGCCAGCATGTGAAGATCCACACCCGCCCCCTCCCGGACCTCGTCGAAAACTGGGAGGATGTGAGCGACATGCTGAACGGGACGAAGTACGCTCGGTTTCTTGATGATGCAGACTACGTCAAGTGATGGTTTCTAGTTCAGGGCCAAACGGGTCATTGATATAGTTCCAGTTTTAAAGAGTTCATAAATAGATTTTTCCTCTTTTTGGCCCCCACAAAAAGAGTGCGTAAGAGGGTTGCAGTTTCGACAGCGTTGTTTGTAGGCAGGAGGTTTACAGAAGGGATGAGGGAAGCAGAGAAGATAAAAATTGAGGCGTTCATTTTCCGCCTTTTAGATTCTGTGTATGTTTTTCTGGTTTTTTGGGTGTCCTCCAAAGGTGGCTCGCAATTGAGCTCCATTTCCGAAATTCTTCCAAGAAAACGGCAATGAGCAGATAATCAGATGCCGTGTGATACTTGTAGCCATTACTGACGACTTCTATTTTTTATTTCGAGTAGATCAGTATGTTCTCCAGTGCTCCATGAACCCCAACCAGCAATTGATGCATCGCATTGAAAGTTTCACAGTTGCCGGCTATGCACACTTTTATTGCACAGGGTTTGATTCCTAGCACCGATTTGATTTAATTTTACTTCAACAGCGGTAATCCTCTTTCCTTGCAGCAAGTTTCTCTATTTCAGGAAGGGTACAAAGTTACAGATAAATGGAATTTCAAAACTTCTTATCTATATTTTGATGCTAACCCATCAGTGCTGAACAAGATTATCCTGAAAATATTTCCTCTATggtatgaaaaaaaatgttttgcgAATTCTACATGGATATACAACAGTTTGTTGATACAACAGCTGTAAGAACAGTCGGTCTCAATCTGATTTCCTGCGGGAAAATGACTTCCGCTCTGACAAAGGGACAATCACCTCGCACATGTTTCTAATCATGCCTCTGTCATATATATTGTTTTTCACAACTGGTTCCACACTCGGTCTTCGGGACCTAACAAAGAATGACCTCCATTTGCTTGGAGGAGCTTTGTGTGCCTCGCTGTTAGATGAGCCCATGCTGGCCTTGAGTGCAGCAGCATTTGCCTTCGCTTCGTTCTCCTTTTTCATCCACATGATGTAGTCTTGCCATTTGAATGACTGAAGAAGATTGTGCAAAGAATCCACAAAGGAATTTTTGTATTAGAAACATCCTTCAAACTATTGTTTTATACAGTTAAATTCAGGAAGCTGAACCTAGCTCGGTTGAGTGTGGATGTACACCTAGACCACTCAGGTTCAAATCTTATCGAGGGgaatttgggtgcctattttcttcttaatataaagaCACATAGTTACTCCTAGGTTGGCCtagtttttttataattaaagTCATTTTCCCACTTGATATAGCACTTCATGTCTACTTGAGAGAGGCATCTGATTATTTAAAAAATCTGCCCACAGTGATATATGCTTCATCTAGAAAAATTCTtcggattttttttaaagagaaaGTTATACTTTGTCCACCCAAACAAAAGCCATATCCAGATAGTAAGGGAAGCTAGTCTTTtaattataatatttaaaagACTACAACAAAGAATGATAAACAGGAACAAAGTGTACGTGTTGAGATAGAAATTTTGATTAAATTTCAAATGTTTAAGTGCAGTTGTCAATTATGCCTTACCTCATTGGTTGTTGTATTTGTTAAACAAAGGTGTGCATGGTAGGCGCAGAAACCACCAAGTAGCAATGCTAGTATAGCCAAAAATACACTCAGAAGTATCTGTGTGTTATGTACAGCAAGCAGCCACTGCAAAATTGACCAGAGTAAAAAACCAGATACAGTAGagcaataaaaaaagattgATTCATTGTGTTCCACTATTATACCTGTGCAACATGTGGAAATAATCCCAAGAATGAATTCTCAATACCATAATAAGCTGTCAAAATCCAACAAGAGTTCAATTCAAATGCGAAAATATAAGTCCATTAAAAGAAGACATGTTACGTAGCACGGTTTATATGATCCCTCTATTAGTGTATGCAGGTCGTTCATAACAGATTCAGAAATTACAGAGATTCAGCAAGATGGCACACAATTTCCTAAAATGTGCTACTAGGAGAGTTTAACCCTCCCATAAGAGAACTCAATTCTCCTATGCGAATGGTTAAGCTTTATAGCAGATATGTTAAGTTGCTCAAATTGAACAAGGCAGCAAGTTCTCAAGAAGCCATTGAATTACCTGTGAGAATGTAGATAACTTT is a genomic window containing:
- the LOC117839971 gene encoding uncharacterized protein, which translates into the protein MLSQERMSVYSLKGSKGPVFPLRSILVFFIALFGFYVCYFSFNQLTFENEEKMTNEEEQTKSICSKPAVPHEQRRYVHFPKPMTYDRGECACTPVRFFVIVSMQRSGSGWFETLLNSHPNVSSNGEIFSVRDRRENISTILRTLDKLHSMDWLTSAAKNECTSAFGLKWMLNQGLMEHHEDIIDYLNRKGAMVILLFRRNTLRRLISVLANNHDRRTKQLNGIHKSHVHSKEEAEILARFKPKMDVSTLIPSIRNAEHSMRTCLGHFSKTRHMILYYEDVISDKNALSRVQEFLGVPVTKLSSQHVKIHTRPLPDLVENWEDVSDMLNGTKYARFLDDADYVK